The Pseudoxanthomonas sp. genome segment GGCCACGGCCGCATCCTGGCTCTCGTAGACGCGGGCGGTGCCTTCGAAGACATGGATCGATTCGTCCACGCCCGCCGTCTTCACCACGCAGCCATCGACGGCGAGGTTGCCGTACAGCACGGCCAGGCCGCCTTCCTGCGAGTACGCGTGCCCGACGCTGCGGATGCAGCCCTCGGCACGGTCGATGTCCAGCGAGGGCCAGCGCGTGGCCTGGCTGAAGGCGACCTGGGTGGGAATGCCGGCCGGTCCCGCCTTGTAGAACGTGTGCACGGCCTCGTCGTCGCTCCGGGTGACGTCCCACTTGGCGATGGCGTCACCCAGTGATTTCGCATGCACGGTCGCGACGCCGGTATGCAGCAGCCCGCCGCGCGCCAGTTCGCCGAGGATCGCCATGATGCCACCGGCGCGGTGCACGTCCTCGATGTGGTACTTCTGCGTGTTCGGCGCCACCTTGCATAGCTGCGGCACGCGCCGCGACAAGCGGTCGATGTCGCGCATGTCGAACGGCACGTCGCCTTCCTGCGCCGCAGCCAGCAGGTGCAGGATGGTGTTGGTGGAACCGCCCATGGCGATGTCCAGCGTCATCGCGTTCTCGAATGCCTGCACCGTGGCGATGCCGCGCGGCAGCGCGCTGACGTCTTCACCGCCATACCAGCGGTGGCACAACTCGACCGCCAGCACGCCGGCACGCTTGAACAGCTGTTCGCGGTCGGCGTGCGTCGCCAGGACCGTGCCGTTGCCCGGCAACGACAGGCCGAGCGCCTCGGTCAGGCAGTTCATCGAGTTGGCGGTGAACATGCCGCTGCACGAGCCGCACGTGGGGCACGCGCTGCGCTCGACGGCGGCGACCTCCTCGTCGGACACGTTCGGGTCGGCCGCCATCACCATCGCATCGACCAGGTCGAGCTTGTGGTCCGCCAGCCGCGTCTTGCCGGCTTCCATCGGTCCACCGGACACGAACACCGTCGGGATGTTCAGGCGCAGCGCGGCCATCAGCATGCCGGGCGTGATCTTGTCGCAGTTGGAAATGCACACCAGCGCGTCGGCACAGTGCGCGTTGACCATGTACTCCACCGAGTCGGCGATGATCTCGCGCGACGGCAGCGAGTACAGCATGCCGTCGTGGCCCATCGCGATGCCGTCGTCGACGGCGATGGTGTCGAACTCCTTCGCCACGCCGCCGACCCGCTCGATCTCGCGCGCGACCAGCTGGCCCAGGTCCTTCAGGTGCACGTGTCCCGGCACGAACTGGGTGAACGAATTGGCGATGGCGACGATCGGCTTGTGGAAGTCGTCGTCCTTCATGCCGGTGGCGCGCCACAGCGCGCGGGCGCCCGCCATGTTGCGACCGTGCGTGGAGGTCCTGGAGCGGTATTCGGGCATGAAAACGGAGGTGCGGCTACGACGTGGGGAGGCTGGATTCTGCGGCGTTTTCTCGGTTTCAGTTGCAACCATCTCGACTGAAATCATCCGATCGTCGAAAAGACCGCAAAACCGCTTGACACGATTTGAAGCGGCATGTTTCTCTTGCCGCATGTTGCAGCGCCACACGCCCACGACGAACGAACCGACCGCCTCCGCCGCGGCGTCGCTCCTTGTACTCGTCCTTATTACCTCGCCCACAACTGCGGGACGGACCGGCGTGTAGGCAGCAAGCAACGCCAGATTCGCAAAACCCCGCACTGATGAAGTGCGGGGTTTTTTGTTTAAGAGCCTTCGATTCCACCTCAACCTCAGGAAATCAGCGCCATGACCACCGCCAACGCCCTCCCGCATCCCACGATCGCCGTCATCGGTTACGGCAGCCAGGGCCGCGCGCATGCGCTGAACCTGCGCGATTCCGGTTTCGATGTCGTCGTCGGGCTGCGTCCGGGCGGTCCGACCGAAGTGAAAGCCAAGGCCGACGGTTTCGCGGTGAAAGCTCCGGCCGAGGCGGTGAAGGACGCCGACCTGGTCGCGGTGCTGACGCCGGACATGGTGCAGAAGAAGCTCTACGCCGACGTGCTGGCGCCGAACATGAAGCAGGGCGCGGTGCTGCTGTTCGCGCACGGCCTCAACGTGCACTTCGGCATGATCGAACCGCGCGACGACCTAGATGTGGTGCTGGTCGCGCCGAAGGGTCCGGGCGCGCTGGTGCGCCGCGAGTACGAGATCGGTCGTGGCGTGCCCTGCATCTACGCCGTGCACCAGGACAGGAGCGGCAAGGCCGAACAGTTCGCGCTGGCCTACGCCGGCGGCCTGGGTGGCGCGCGCGCCAACATCATCAAGACCACGTTCAAGGAAGAGACCGAGACCGACCTGTTCGGCGAACAGGCCGTGCTGTGCGGCGGCGCCTCGTCGCTGGTGCAGGCCGGTTTCGAGACGCTGGTCGAAGCCGGCTACCAGCCGGAGATCGCCTACTACGAAGTGCTGCACGAGCTGAAGCTGATCGTCGACCTGTTCTACGAAGGCGGCATCACCCGCATGCTGGAATTCATCTCCGAGACCGCGCAGTACGGCGACTTCGTCAGCGGTCCGCGCGTCATCGACGCCAGCGTCAAGGCGCGCATGAAGGACGTGCTGACCGACATCCAGAACGGCACCTTCACCCGCAACTGGCAGGCCGAGTACGACGCCGGCCTGCCGAACTACAGGAAGTTCCAGCAGGCCGACAAGGACCACCCGATCGAGAAGGTCGGCAGGGAACTGCGCGCGAAGATGGTGTGGCTGCAGGCCAACGCCGCGCAACCCGATACAGACGAGCAGGCCGCCGCATGAACGCCGCCGCGGCCACTGCCCCACGCAATGGCGCCCGCTGGCTGGCCCGTGCCCTGGAAATCGAGGGCGTGGACACGCTGTTCGGCTATCCCGGCGGCACCATCATGCCGTTCTACGACGCGCTGGTGGACTCCAACCTCAAGCACATCCTGGTGCGCCACGAGCAGGGCGCGGCGCTGGCCGCGAACGGCTATGCCCGCGCCAGCGGCAAGGTCGGCGTGTGCGTGGCCACGTCCGGTCCGGGCGCGTCGAACCTGGTGACCGGCATCGCCGATGCGATGCTGGACTCGGTGCCGATGGTCTGCCTGACCGGCCAGGTCGCCACCACGCTGATGGGCACCGACGCGTTCCAGGAACTGGACGTGTTCGGCCTGACCCTGCCGATCGTGAAGCACAGCTTCGTCGCCCGGCGCGTGGACGACCTGCCGACCATGGTGCGCGAGGCCTTCCGCATCGCGCGCGAAGGGCGTCCCGGGCCGGTGCTGATCGATCTGCCGAAGGACGTGCAGATGTCCGATGCCTCGCACCTGCCCGACCACGTGCCGGCCAGCGTCGATCCGCTGCCGGCACCGGATGATGCGACGCTGGCGGACGCGCTGGCCGCCATCGCCGGTTCGGAGAAGCCGCTGATCTACGGCGGCGGCGGGATCGGCATCGCCGACGCGGTGGAGGCGTTCCGGCAGTTCGTCGACGCGACCAAGATCCCCACCGTGCTGACGCTGCGCGCGCTGGGCGCCCTGCCCGCCAGCCATCCGCACTACCTGGGCATGCTGGGCATGCACGGCACGCGCGCCGCCAACATGGCCACGCAGGAATGCGATCTGCTGATCGTGGTCGGCGCGCGCTTCGACGACCGCGCGACCGGCAAGCTGGCCGAGTTCGCGCCGTTCGCCCGCGTGCTGCACGTGGACGCCGACGCCTACGAGATCGGCAAGCTGCGCACCGCGGACATCGCGGTGCCCGGCGACATCGCCACCAGCCTGAAAGCGCTGACGGCCGCGCGCAGCACGTGCGACGAGTGGCGCAGGCACTGCCTGGGCAACCGCGACCGCTTCGGCTTCCGCTACGACGCGCCCGGCACCGACATCTACGCGCCCGGGCTGCTGAAGCGGTTGAGCGACGTGGCGCCGGCGGACGCCATCGTCGTCTGCGACGTGGGCCAGCACCAGATGTGGGTGGCGCAGCACTGCCGGTTCACCCATCCGCGCAACCACCTGACCAGCGGTGCGCTGGGGACGATGGGCTTCGGCCTGCCGGCCGCGATGGGCGCGCAGTTCGCCTGTCCCGACCGCACCGTCGTGCTGGTCAACGGCGATGGCGGCTTCATGATGAACGTGCAGGAGCTGGCGACCATCGCGCGCTGCAAGCTGCCGGTGAAGATCGTGCTGATCGACAACAGCGCGCTGGGCATGGTGCGACAGTGGCAGGAACTGTTCTTCGCCGAGCGCTACAGCGAGATCGACCTGTCCGACAACCCCGACTTCGCCGCACTGGCGCGCGTGTTCGGCATTCCCGCGCACCACATCAGCCTGCGCGACGAGGTGGACGATGCGCTGGCGAAGCTGCTGGCCACGCCGGGGCCGGCGCTGCTGCACGTCACCATCGACATCAAGGCCAACGTCTGGCCGCTGGTACCGCCGAACCACGCCAACAGCTCGATGCTGGACGCCAATCCCGCCAAGGTCGCCGCCGAGACTGCCATCGCGGCCCACGGCCCGGAGAAGACGAATGCGCTACCGGCTTGAACTCAAGCTCAAACCTGCCGAGGGCGCCCTGCTGCGCGTGCTGGGCATGATCGAGCGCCGTGGCTTCCCGCCACACGCGGTACATGCGACCCACGACAGCGAAGGCTACTGGGCGCTGGCGCTGGTGATCGACAGTACGCGCGCGCCGGAAACGCTGCGCCAGCAGTTGCTGAAGATCTACGACGTGGAGGAACTGTCCTTCAGCGCTGTGCAGGAACTGAGCCGCGACCGTCGCCCGCAGGATCGCGCCGCATGAACGCCGCGTCCGCCACCGCGCGCGCCGTGGTCCGGAGGCGTCTTCTTCAACATCGGCCGCACCCGTGCCGCGATGCCTGACGCCGGCCGCGCCCCCGCCAGCAATGAGCCCGACGTAGGCGACGTCGTCGTCACCGTGGCCGACGTGCTGGCGGCACAGGCGCGGCTGCGCCGGTACCTGCCGCCGACACCGATGCATCACGCAGAGCGGTTCGGGGTGATGCTGAAGCTGGAGAACCTGCAGCGCACCGGCTCGTACAAGGTCCGCGGCGCCCTGAACGCGCTGCTGGCGGCACGCGAGCGCGGCGACCAGCGCCCGGTGATCGCCGCCTCGGCCGGCAACCATGCGCAGGGCCTGGCGTGGGCCGCCTACCGCCTGGGCGTGCAGGCGATCACGGTGATGCCGCACGGCGCACCGGCCACCAAGATCGCCGGCGTCGCGCATTGGGGCGCCACCGTGCGCCAGCACGGCAACAGTTACGACGAGGCGTTCGCCTTCGCGAAGGAACTCGCCGAACAGAATGGCTACCGCTTCCTGTCCGCGTTCGACGACCCGGACGTCATCGCCGGCCAGGGCACGGTCGGCATCGAGATTGCGCCGCATGCGCCGGATGTCGTCATCGTCCCGATCGGCGGCGGCGGCCTGGCCTCCGGCGTCGCGCTGGCATTGAAGTCGCAGGGCGTGCGCGTCGTCGGCGCGCAGGTCGAAGGCGTGGATTCGATGATCCGGGCGATGAAGGGCGATGTCTCGCCGGTCGACCCGGTCGCGTCGCTGGCCGACGGCGTCCGCGTCAAGGTGCCCGGCTTCATCACCCGGCGGCTGTGCACCCAGCTGCTCGACGACGTGGTGACCGTGCGCGAAGCGGAGCTGCGCGAGACGCTGGTGCGGCTGGCGCTGGAAGAGCACCTGATCGCCGAGGGCGCGGGCGCGCTGGCGCTGGCCGCCGGGCGCCGCGTCGCCGGCAAGCGCAAGTGCGCCGTCGTCTCGGGCGGCAACATCGATGCGATGGTGCTGGCCCAACTGCTGTCCGATGTCCGCCCACGCGCACCACGCAAGCCACGCCGCCGCAGCGTCGACGGCGACCCCTCGCTTTCCCCCGGCCGCGCACTCCACCGCGCGGCCGCACCGACCTCCCCCATCAAGACCGGCGCGCGTCGCATTGCGGTCGCGCCCCTGGAAACAGCAGTACACGAGGAATCCATCTGGTGAACACGACCATTCCCACCTCCGCGCAGATCCGGATTTTCGACACCACGCTGCGCGACGGCGAACAATCCCCCGGCTGCAGCATGACGCCGCAGCAGAAGCTGGTGATGGCCCGCGGCCTGGCCGACCTGGGCGTGGACATCATCGAGACCGGTTTTCCCGCCAGTTCGCAGTCCGACCGCGAAGCGCACGCACTGATCGCCCGTGACCTGCGCGGGACGACGCTGGCCGTGCTGTCGCGCTGCCTGACCGGCGACATCGAGACCTCGCTGCGCACGCTGTCGGCGTCGGCGAAGCCGCGCCTGCACCTGTTCCTGTCGACCAGCCCGCTGCACCGTGAACACAAACTGCGCATGAGCCGCGAACAGGTGCTGGAATCGATCGACACCCACGTGCGCATGGCACGGGGCCATATCGACGACATCGAGTTCTCCGCCGAGGACGCGACGCGTACCGAGGAGGACTTCCTGCACCAGGCCATCGCCACCGCCATCTCGGCCGGCGCCACGACCATCAACCTGCCGGATACCGTGGGCTTCACCACGCCGGAGGAGATCCGCGGCATGTTCGAGCGCGCGATCGCCCGCATTCCGGGGGCCGACACGGTGGTGTTCAGCGCGCACTGCCACAACGACCTGGGCCTGGCCGTGGCGAACTCGCTGGCCGCCATCGAAGGCGGTGCGCGCCAGGTCGAAGGCTCGATCAACGGCATCGGCGAGCGCGCCGGCAACTGCGCGATCGAAGAGCTGGTGATGACGCTGAAGGTCCGCAACGCCTTCTACAACCTGGACACGGGCATCGACACGCAGCGCATCGTGCCGACCTCGCAACTCCTGTCGCGGCTGGTCGGCATGCCGGTGCAGCGCAACAAGGCCATCGTCGGCGCCAATGCGTTCGCGCACGAGTCCGGCATCCACCAGCATGGCATGCTGCGCCATCGCGGCACCTACGAGATCATGCAGCCGCAGGACGTGGGCTGGCCGTCGTCGCAGATGGTGCTGGGCCGCCACAGCGGCCGCGCCGCGGTCGAGCAGCGCCTGCGGGCGCTGGGTTATTGGCTGGAGGAGGAAGAACTGAAGCTGGTGTTCGAACAGTTCAAGGCGCTGTGCGAACAGCAGCGCGTGGTCGGCGACGCCGACCTGCAGGCGCTGATGCAGGATGCCGCGGTCAGCGACGGCTACCGGCTGTCGTCGATGACCATCAGCGATGTCGGCAGCCGCGCGAATGCGCTGGTCGAGCTGTCCGATCCGGACGGCAAGCGCATCTCGGAAACCGCACAAGGCAATGGCCCGGTCGACGCGCTGTTCAGTGCGTTGGCTGCGGCCACCGGCGTGGAACTGCAGCTGGAGAGCTACCAGGTCCACAGTGTCGGCATCGGCGCCGATGCGCGCGGCGAGGCCAGCCTGTCGGTGCGTTGCGACGGCCAGGAGTACGAGGGCACGGGCACCAGCAAGGACATCATCGAGGCCAGCGCACTGGCCTGGCTGGACGTGGCCAACCGGTTGCTCCGCCAGCGCCGTGTCGAACAGCAGGAAGCAGCGGCGGCATGAGCGGCATCCACTGCTCCGTACACGCTCCCTCCCCCGTTACACGGGGGAGGGTTGGGGTGGGGGCGAACCGGAGCCGCGCGTGTATTCGAGCCACGCGTGTATCGAGTGCAGAGCGGCCTTCCCCACTCGACTCCCCTTCCTCCCGACACAGGCGGTTTCCTGCTGCCCCCATCCCAACCTTCCCCCGCGTGCGGGGGAAGGGGCCGCACCACTGCAACTCTCGGCATGACGGACACATTTGATGAATCCCGCCACCTCACCCCGCACACTGTTCGACAAACTCTGGGATGCCCACGTCGTCGTCCCCGAGACGGACGCCGCGCCCGCGGTGCTGTACATCGACCTGCACCTGATCCACGAGGTCACGTCGCCGCAGGCCTTCACCGAGCTGAAGGCGCGCGGGCTGTCGCCGCGCCGCCCGGACCGCACGAAAGCGACGATGGACCATTCCACGCCCACCCTGCCCGCCGGCGCTGACGGCAAGCTGCCCTACTACACGAAGGCGGCCGAGACGCAGGTGGAGACGCTGGCGCGCAACTGCGCCGAGTACGGCATCGAGCTGTTCGACATGGCGTCGCCGAACCGCGGCATCGTCCATGTCATCGCGCCCGAGCAGGGCTTCACCCTGCCCGGCATGACCATCGTCTGCGGCGACAGCCACACCAGCACGCACGGTGCGTTCGGTGCGCTGGCCTTCGGCATCGGCACCAGCGAGGTCGGCCATGTGCTGGCCACGCAGTGCCTGCTGCAGCGCCGGCCGAAGACGATGGGCATCACCGTCGACGGCACGCTCGCGCCCGGCGTGGGCGCGAAGGACATCGTGCTGCACGTGATCGGCATGATCGGCGTCAACGGCGGTACCGGCCATGTCATCGAGTTCCGCGGCAGCGCGATCGAGGCGCTGGACATGGAGCAGCGCATGACCCTGTGCAACATGTCGATCGAGGCCGGCGCGCGCGCCGGCATGGTGGCGCCCGACCAGACCACGTTCGACTGGGTGGCGAAGACGCCTCGGGGTCCGAAGGGCGACGCCTTCGATGCGGCCGTCGCCTACTGGAGGACGCTGCGCAGCGACGATGGCGCGGTGTTCGATGCGGACGTCCGCGTGGATGCCGCCGAGATCCGTCCCACCCTGACCTGGGGCACGCATCCGGGCACCGCGATCGCGGTGGATGCGCCGATTCCGGCGCCCGCCGGTCCGGCGGACCAGAAGGGCCTGGACTACATGCGGCTGGAGGCCGGCCACGCGGTGGCGGGCACGCCGGTGGATGTGGTGTTCGTCGGCTCCTGCACCAACGGCCGCCTGCGCGACATGCGCGAGGTGGCGCACGTGCTGCGCGGCCGCAAGGTGGCGACGGGCGTGCGCATGCTGGTGGTGC includes the following:
- the leuC gene encoding 3-isopropylmalate dehydratase large subunit, coding for MNPATSPRTLFDKLWDAHVVVPETDAAPAVLYIDLHLIHEVTSPQAFTELKARGLSPRRPDRTKATMDHSTPTLPAGADGKLPYYTKAAETQVETLARNCAEYGIELFDMASPNRGIVHVIAPEQGFTLPGMTIVCGDSHTSTHGAFGALAFGIGTSEVGHVLATQCLLQRRPKTMGITVDGTLAPGVGAKDIVLHVIGMIGVNGGTGHVIEFRGSAIEALDMEQRMTLCNMSIEAGARAGMVAPDQTTFDWVAKTPRGPKGDAFDAAVAYWRTLRSDDGAVFDADVRVDAAEIRPTLTWGTHPGTAIAVDAPIPAPAGPADQKGLDYMRLEAGHAVAGTPVDVVFVGSCTNGRLRDMREVAHVLRGRKVATGVRMLVVPGSEIVKREAEAEGIDRIVRDAGAEWREPGCSMCIAMNGDLVAPGQLAVSTSNRNFEGRQGPGARTLLASPLTAAWAAVNGRVSDPRELFDARKEVA
- a CDS encoding 2-isopropylmalate synthase, whose protein sequence is MNTTIPTSAQIRIFDTTLRDGEQSPGCSMTPQQKLVMARGLADLGVDIIETGFPASSQSDREAHALIARDLRGTTLAVLSRCLTGDIETSLRTLSASAKPRLHLFLSTSPLHREHKLRMSREQVLESIDTHVRMARGHIDDIEFSAEDATRTEEDFLHQAIATAISAGATTINLPDTVGFTTPEEIRGMFERAIARIPGADTVVFSAHCHNDLGLAVANSLAAIEGGARQVEGSINGIGERAGNCAIEELVMTLKVRNAFYNLDTGIDTQRIVPTSQLLSRLVGMPVQRNKAIVGANAFAHESGIHQHGMLRHRGTYEIMQPQDVGWPSSQMVLGRHSGRAAVEQRLRALGYWLEEEELKLVFEQFKALCEQQRVVGDADLQALMQDAAVSDGYRLSSMTISDVGSRANALVELSDPDGKRISETAQGNGPVDALFSALAAATGVELQLESYQVHSVGIGADARGEASLSVRCDGQEYEGTGTSKDIIEASALAWLDVANRLLRQRRVEQQEAAAA
- a CDS encoding ACT domain-containing protein — its product is MRYRLELKLKPAEGALLRVLGMIERRGFPPHAVHATHDSEGYWALALVIDSTRAPETLRQQLLKIYDVEELSFSAVQELSRDRRPQDRAA
- the ilvD gene encoding dihydroxy-acid dehydratase — translated: MPEYRSRTSTHGRNMAGARALWRATGMKDDDFHKPIVAIANSFTQFVPGHVHLKDLGQLVAREIERVGGVAKEFDTIAVDDGIAMGHDGMLYSLPSREIIADSVEYMVNAHCADALVCISNCDKITPGMLMAALRLNIPTVFVSGGPMEAGKTRLADHKLDLVDAMVMAADPNVSDEEVAAVERSACPTCGSCSGMFTANSMNCLTEALGLSLPGNGTVLATHADREQLFKRAGVLAVELCHRWYGGEDVSALPRGIATVQAFENAMTLDIAMGGSTNTILHLLAAAQEGDVPFDMRDIDRLSRRVPQLCKVAPNTQKYHIEDVHRAGGIMAILGELARGGLLHTGVATVHAKSLGDAIAKWDVTRSDDEAVHTFYKAGPAGIPTQVAFSQATRWPSLDIDRAEGCIRSVGHAYSQEGGLAVLYGNLAVDGCVVKTAGVDESIHVFEGTARVYESQDAAVAGILGDEVKAGDIVVIRYEGPKGGPGMQEMLYPTSYLKSKGLGKQCALLTDGRFSGGTSGLSIGHASPEAAAGGAIGLVQDGDRIRIDIPQRSIVLRVSDEELAARRAAQDAKGWKPAQPRPRKVSTALKAYALLATSADKGAVRDKALLDGV
- the ilvG gene encoding acetolactate synthase 2 catalytic subunit, translated to MNAAAATAPRNGARWLARALEIEGVDTLFGYPGGTIMPFYDALVDSNLKHILVRHEQGAALAANGYARASGKVGVCVATSGPGASNLVTGIADAMLDSVPMVCLTGQVATTLMGTDAFQELDVFGLTLPIVKHSFVARRVDDLPTMVREAFRIAREGRPGPVLIDLPKDVQMSDASHLPDHVPASVDPLPAPDDATLADALAAIAGSEKPLIYGGGGIGIADAVEAFRQFVDATKIPTVLTLRALGALPASHPHYLGMLGMHGTRAANMATQECDLLIVVGARFDDRATGKLAEFAPFARVLHVDADAYEIGKLRTADIAVPGDIATSLKALTAARSTCDEWRRHCLGNRDRFGFRYDAPGTDIYAPGLLKRLSDVAPADAIVVCDVGQHQMWVAQHCRFTHPRNHLTSGALGTMGFGLPAAMGAQFACPDRTVVLVNGDGGFMMNVQELATIARCKLPVKIVLIDNSALGMVRQWQELFFAERYSEIDLSDNPDFAALARVFGIPAHHISLRDEVDDALAKLLATPGPALLHVTIDIKANVWPLVPPNHANSSMLDANPAKVAAETAIAAHGPEKTNALPA
- the ilvC gene encoding ketol-acid reductoisomerase, which produces MTTANALPHPTIAVIGYGSQGRAHALNLRDSGFDVVVGLRPGGPTEVKAKADGFAVKAPAEAVKDADLVAVLTPDMVQKKLYADVLAPNMKQGAVLLFAHGLNVHFGMIEPRDDLDVVLVAPKGPGALVRREYEIGRGVPCIYAVHQDRSGKAEQFALAYAGGLGGARANIIKTTFKEETETDLFGEQAVLCGGASSLVQAGFETLVEAGYQPEIAYYEVLHELKLIVDLFYEGGITRMLEFISETAQYGDFVSGPRVIDASVKARMKDVLTDIQNGTFTRNWQAEYDAGLPNYRKFQQADKDHPIEKVGRELRAKMVWLQANAAQPDTDEQAAA
- a CDS encoding threonine dehydratase codes for the protein MPDAGRAPASNEPDVGDVVVTVADVLAAQARLRRYLPPTPMHHAERFGVMLKLENLQRTGSYKVRGALNALLAARERGDQRPVIAASAGNHAQGLAWAAYRLGVQAITVMPHGAPATKIAGVAHWGATVRQHGNSYDEAFAFAKELAEQNGYRFLSAFDDPDVIAGQGTVGIEIAPHAPDVVIVPIGGGGLASGVALALKSQGVRVVGAQVEGVDSMIRAMKGDVSPVDPVASLADGVRVKVPGFITRRLCTQLLDDVVTVREAELRETLVRLALEEHLIAEGAGALALAAGRRVAGKRKCAVVSGGNIDAMVLAQLLSDVRPRAPRKPRRRSVDGDPSLSPGRALHRAAAPTSPIKTGARRIAVAPLETAVHEESIW